One genomic window of Anaerofustis stercorihominis DSM 17244 includes the following:
- a CDS encoding ABC transporter ATP-binding protein, translating to MLKLQNIKKSYDDNVILDNINLEINDGEIVSILGPSGSGKTTLLNLILGLTDADSGKIEFNNKDLTNVPMEKRGFNIVFQDYALFPNLNAYDNITYGLKNNPDISTKEEVDELIHLLGLEPHLDKKIEMLSGGQKQRVALARTLVMKPDILLLDEPLSALDGVIKESIKEKIKTIAKELHLTTIIVTHDPEEALTLSDRVLIINEGEISQYGKPEEIIHRPNNNFVKDFILNQLEIKRNNIFSLFQVNNNLSGELA from the coding sequence ATGCTTAAATTGCAAAATATAAAAAAATCATACGATGATAATGTAATTTTAGATAACATTAATCTCGAAATAAACGATGGAGAAATCGTATCAATTTTAGGACCTTCCGGCAGCGGAAAAACTACACTGTTAAATCTGATATTGGGTCTTACCGATGCAGACAGCGGCAAAATAGAATTTAACAATAAAGATTTAACAAATGTTCCAATGGAAAAAAGAGGATTTAATATAGTTTTTCAAGACTATGCCTTATTCCCGAATTTAAATGCATACGATAATATTACTTACGGACTAAAAAATAACCCGGACATATCCACAAAAGAAGAAGTAGATGAATTGATACATCTTTTAGGTTTGGAGCCTCATTTGGATAAAAAAATAGAAATGCTTTCCGGAGGACAAAAACAAAGAGTTGCATTAGCCAGAACTTTGGTTATGAAGCCTGATATTTTATTATTGGATGAACCTCTAAGTGCCTTGGACGGAGTTATAAAAGAATCCATTAAGGAAAAAATCAAAACCATAGCAAAAGAACTTCATCTTACGACAATAATCGTAACACATGACCCGGAAGAAGCTCTGACATTATCGGACAGGGTTCTGATTATAAACGAAGGAGAAATCTCTCAGTATGGTAAACCAGAAGAAATCATTCATAGACCAAATAATAATTTTGTAAAAGATTTTATATTAAACCAACTTGAAATAAAAAGAAATAATATTTTCAGTCTGTTTCAAGTCAATAATAATCTAAGCGGTGAACTTGCATGA
- a CDS encoding helix-turn-helix domain-containing protein codes for MDLGNKLYTLRKQKGISQETAANEIGVSRQTISKWETNSSYPEFDKLVLISKLYDISLDELAGITNINNKEINYIPIKTHYEYISKRKIGNIPLIHINIGRGFYKAKGIIAIGNIAKGLLSIGLLSIGLISLGPIAIGLLSALGGLCIAGVSIGGLSVGIVAIGGFALGIFAIGGFAMGIYSIGGAALASKIAAGGYANAPVAIMQDTENIKTLILNKLPNTPNF; via the coding sequence ATGGATTTAGGAAATAAATTATATACACTAAGAAAGCAAAAAGGTATATCACAGGAAACGGCTGCGAATGAAATCGGTGTTTCCAGACAGACAATATCTAAATGGGAAACAAATTCCAGCTATCCGGAATTTGATAAACTTGTATTAATAAGTAAACTTTATGATATAAGTCTTGATGAGCTTGCAGGAATTACAAACATAAATAATAAAGAGATTAATTATATACCCATTAAAACTCACTACGAATATATAAGTAAAAGAAAAATAGGAAATATACCACTGATACACATAAATATAGGAAGAGGTTTCTACAAAGCCAAAGGAATTATAGCTATTGGAAATATAGCAAAAGGACTGCTATCCATAGGATTATTATCAATAGGTCTGATTTCTCTGGGACCGATAGCAATCGGATTATTATCGGCATTGGGCGGTCTTTGTATAGCAGGAGTGAGTATCGGCGGGTTATCCGTAGGTATAGTGGCAATAGGCGGATTTGCACTTGGGATATTCGCTATAGGAGGTTTTGCTATGGGCATATATTCTATTGGAGGAGCGGCTTTGGCAAGTAAGATAGCCGCAGGAGGATATGCAAATGCTCCGGTAGCAATAATGCAGGACACAGAAAATATTAAAACTTTAATACTAAATAAATTACCTAACACACCGAATTTTTAA
- a CDS encoding cation diffusion facilitator family transporter, protein MVNLLAKKFIKNYNEVDNENVRSAYGILCSLLGILFNVFLFGIKYFAGILSGSIAIMADAFNNLSDAGSSLITLIGFKFAGMEPDNEHPFGHGRIEYIAGFIVSVLIILMGVELFKSSVIKIFNPEAIDTSLISIVILIISILVKLYMSLYNSNIGKKINSSAMKATATDSKSDCIATTVVLISMLILKLTGLNIDGYSGVLVACFILYAGYDAAKETLSPLLGQLPDNSLVQNIEQIVMNYDEIVGIHDLVVHDYGPGRLMISLHAEVPGSGDIFVLHDAIDRAEMELSKKLHCEAVIHLDPIDTDDEETMRMKDLVSKKIKEELDEIISIHDFRMVKGPSHTNVIFDAVIPPKYKMSEKEVEDKIKELVSRNFKNHFAVVKVESTYI, encoded by the coding sequence ATGGTTAATTTATTGGCTAAAAAGTTTATAAAAAATTATAATGAAGTTGATAATGAAAATGTCAGGAGTGCATATGGTATACTTTGCAGTTTATTAGGCATTTTATTTAATGTGTTTTTATTTGGTATAAAATATTTTGCGGGGATATTAAGCGGTTCAATTGCTATTATGGCAGATGCTTTTAATAATTTATCCGATGCAGGCTCATCTCTTATTACGTTGATCGGTTTTAAGTTTGCGGGAATGGAACCGGATAATGAACATCCTTTCGGACACGGCAGGATAGAGTATATTGCGGGATTTATCGTATCCGTTCTTATTATATTAATGGGTGTGGAATTGTTTAAATCGTCTGTAATCAAGATTTTCAACCCTGAAGCAATCGATACTAGTTTGATTTCCATTGTTATCTTAATTATATCAATCCTTGTTAAATTATATATGTCTTTATATAACTCAAATATAGGTAAAAAGATAAATTCATCTGCGATGAAGGCGACTGCTACTGATAGTAAGAGCGACTGTATAGCTACGACCGTTGTACTTATTTCTATGCTTATACTTAAACTTACCGGACTTAATATTGACGGATACAGCGGGGTTCTTGTTGCTTGTTTCATTCTTTATGCAGGTTATGATGCGGCAAAAGAAACTTTAAGCCCGCTTTTGGGGCAGCTTCCCGATAATTCTCTCGTTCAAAACATTGAACAGATTGTAATGAATTATGATGAAATAGTAGGTATTCATGATTTAGTAGTTCATGATTACGGTCCGGGAAGACTGATGATTTCTCTTCATGCGGAAGTCCCGGGAAGCGGGGATATATTTGTTCTTCATGATGCTATAGACAGAGCGGAAATGGAACTTAGCAAAAAACTTCACTGTGAAGCTGTTATACATTTGGATCCGATAGATACAGATGATGAAGAGACTATGAGAATGAAAGATTTGGTAAGTAAAAAAATAAAAGAAGAATTAGATGAAATAATCTCGATTCATGATTTTAGAATGGTAAAAGGACCAAGCCATACGAATGTGATTTTCGATGCGGTGATACCGCCTAAATATAAAATGAGTGAGAAAGAAGTTGAGGATAAAATAAAAGAACTGGTCAGCAGAAATTTTAAAAACCACTTTGCGGTAGTCAAAGTGGAAAGTACATATATATAA
- a CDS encoding deoxyguanosinetriphosphate triphosphohydrolase family protein: MPKYNSLSKDLQQRILEDRKKHKENPYAFRDENIIRRDMEHDKANLWRPAFVRDVEKILHIPYYNRYFDKTQVFSLYKNDDISRRGLHIQLVSRIARNIGRVLNLNLDLIEAIALGHDLGHTPFGHAGEDFLSKLYFEHTGRYFNHNVHSVRVLDKIIKRNMSLQVLDGILCHNGELEQKEYRPMSLDNFDDFDKKAEACYIDKTNIGHLVPSTLEGCVVRVSDIIAYLGKDRQDAERIKMLKGTEVFSDEGIGSSNAEIINNLSVSIMEHSYGKEYLQMDEVAYNALKLGKVENNEIIYGTDKVRSDYSEKIEPMMKEIYEKLLYDLEKKDSSSIIYRHHINYVNSNNFYTAKDFKYEETKPNDIVVDYIASMTDDYFIDLHEYLFPNSKYKVQYKGYFEHK; encoded by the coding sequence ATGCCTAAATATAATTCACTTTCTAAAGATTTACAACAACGTATATTGGAAGACAGAAAAAAACATAAAGAAAATCCATATGCGTTTAGAGATGAAAATATAATAAGAAGAGACATGGAACATGATAAGGCAAATTTGTGGAGACCTGCCTTTGTAAGAGATGTAGAAAAGATCTTACATATTCCTTACTACAACAGATATTTTGATAAGACGCAGGTGTTTTCACTGTATAAAAATGACGATATATCACGAAGAGGTCTTCATATTCAGCTCGTATCGAGAATTGCAAGGAATATTGGAAGAGTTTTAAATTTAAATTTAGATTTGATTGAAGCCATTGCTCTCGGACATGACCTCGGTCATACTCCTTTCGGGCATGCGGGAGAGGATTTCTTAAGTAAGTTATATTTTGAACATACAGGAAGGTATTTTAATCATAATGTTCACAGCGTAAGAGTACTTGATAAAATAATTAAGAGAAATATGAGCCTTCAGGTTTTGGATGGTATACTTTGTCATAACGGGGAACTTGAGCAGAAAGAATATAGACCTATGTCCCTCGATAACTTTGATGATTTTGATAAAAAAGCCGAAGCATGTTATATCGATAAAACGAATATAGGTCATTTGGTTCCTTCAACTTTGGAAGGCTGTGTAGTCAGAGTAAGTGATATAATAGCTTATCTTGGTAAAGACAGGCAGGATGCCGAAAGAATAAAAATGTTAAAAGGAACTGAAGTTTTCAGTGATGAGGGTATAGGCAGCAGCAACGCTGAAATCATAAATAATTTAAGCGTAAGCATAATGGAACATAGCTATGGAAAAGAGTATCTTCAAATGGATGAAGTTGCTTATAATGCTTTGAAACTGGGTAAAGTAGAAAATAATGAAATCATATATGGTACGGATAAAGTAAGGTCGGACTACAGCGAAAAAATCGAACCTATGATGAAAGAGATATATGAAAAACTACTTTATGATTTAGAAAAAAAAGATTCTTCTTCAATCATCTACAGACATCATATCAATTATGTAAACAGCAATAATTTTTATACCGCAAAAGATTTTAAATATGAAGAAACGAAACCCAATGATATAGTTGTCGATTATATAGCCAGTATGACGGATGATTATTTTATAGATTTGCATGAATATCTTTTCCCGAACAGTAAATATAAAGTTCAGTATAAAGGATATTTTGAGCATAAATAA
- a CDS encoding TetR/AcrR family transcriptional regulator codes for MRISKAPEERKQEILDTAMRLFSTKGYNETTMADIAKEMNVVKGLCYRYFDSKQKLFESAMDEYVKQCSEVFINLIKDRSKPLNKRLDLLGSLMIETEENSEYKSFFHKKGNEEFHERLTIKMCRYLSPYFEEEINRLCELGELNVNNPKILVDFIMYGQVGLLSKTDDNIEEVVKEIRNYIDILLKA; via the coding sequence ATGCGTATTTCTAAAGCACCGGAAGAAAGAAAGCAGGAAATATTGGATACTGCTATGAGATTGTTTTCCACAAAAGGATATAATGAAACGACCATGGCTGATATAGCAAAGGAAATGAATGTGGTAAAAGGTCTTTGTTACAGATATTTTGATTCAAAACAAAAATTATTTGAATCTGCTATGGACGAGTATGTCAAACAGTGCAGTGAAGTTTTTATAAACCTGATAAAAGACCGCTCAAAACCTTTAAACAAAAGGCTGGATTTGCTTGGTTCATTAATGATCGAAACCGAAGAAAATTCTGAATATAAAAGCTTTTTTCATAAAAAAGGAAATGAAGAATTCCATGAAAGACTTACCATAAAGATGTGTCGATATCTTTCTCCTTATTTTGAAGAAGAAATAAACAGATTATGTGAGCTGGGAGAATTGAATGTAAATAATCCTAAAATATTGGTCGATTTTATCATGTATGGTCAGGTGGGGCTTCTTTCCAAAACAGATGACAATATAGAAGAAGTTGTAAAAGAAATACGTAATTATATAGATATTTTACTGAAAGCTTAA
- a CDS encoding class I SAM-dependent methyltransferase, producing MNIYKEKSRHAFNDYAERYDDTNCCNHAKKLYKDIIKEVENISFNSMLDVGCGTGEIINIIKNKNDKAEYYGLDLSENMIKAAGNKLGNEVDLIVSDSENLPYENNKFDLILCNDSFHHYPNPLKVLGEMHRVLKDSGYLLIGECYQPIISREIMNVFMKFGRDGDVKIYSKKEFIKMLNEVGFKDIDYKKVNHTSCVIKAKK from the coding sequence ATGAATATCTACAAAGAAAAGTCAAGACACGCGTTTAATGATTATGCAGAAAGATATGATGATACCAATTGCTGTAATCACGCAAAGAAATTATATAAAGATATCATAAAAGAAGTTGAGAATATAAGTTTTAATTCTATGTTAGATGTTGGCTGCGGTACAGGGGAAATTATAAATATTATAAAGAATAAAAATGACAAAGCCGAATATTATGGTTTAGATTTATCGGAGAATATGATAAAAGCAGCTGGAAATAAGCTCGGTAATGAAGTCGATCTTATCGTATCGGACAGTGAAAATTTGCCTTATGAGAATAATAAATTTGATTTAATATTATGTAATGACTCCTTTCATCATTACCCAAACCCTTTAAAAGTTCTCGGTGAAATGCATAGGGTGTTAAAAGACAGCGGATATTTGCTTATAGGAGAATGTTATCAACCGATTATTTCCAGGGAAATAATGAATGTATTTATGAAGTTCGGCAGAGACGGAGATGTAAAAATATACTCAAAAAAAGAGTTTATAAAAATGCTTAATGAAGTTGGATTTAAAGATATAGATTATAAGAAAGTAAATCATACAAGCTGTGTAATAAAAGCAAAAAAATAA
- a CDS encoding AAA family ATPase: MIRNKMMNDLFIRGVKIKFDDIKESSYVKEIQSIKNTKELTFNKNVTFFSGENGSGKSTLLEAIAINYGFNPEGGSKNFAFSIKETHSDLNENITLIKGTRPSKDGFFLRAESFYNVASKLDEYGAINSYGGTSLHQKSHGESFLSLVEYRFWGKGLYILDEPEAALSVERQFTLLIHINRLAKEGAQFIIGTQSPILLALPSSEILSFDNDDISKITYEETSSYQLMKTFIENKDYMLKLLLE, from the coding sequence ATGATAAGAAATAAAATGATGAATGATTTGTTTATAAGAGGAGTAAAAATAAAGTTTGATGACATAAAAGAAAGCTCATATGTAAAAGAAATACAATCTATAAAAAATACCAAAGAACTTACATTTAATAAAAATGTTACTTTTTTCTCGGGAGAAAACGGAAGCGGGAAATCAACTTTACTTGAAGCAATTGCAATCAATTACGGATTTAATCCTGAGGGAGGAAGCAAAAACTTTGCGTTTTCCATCAAAGAAACACACTCAGATTTAAATGAAAATATAACTCTTATAAAAGGTACACGACCGTCCAAAGACGGTTTTTTCCTAAGAGCGGAAAGTTTTTATAATGTAGCCAGTAAACTTGATGAATATGGAGCGATAAATAGCTACGGAGGAACTTCTCTTCATCAAAAGTCACACGGGGAAAGTTTTTTATCTTTGGTTGAGTATAGATTTTGGGGAAAAGGACTATATATACTAGATGAACCCGAAGCCGCATTATCCGTTGAAAGACAATTTACACTTTTGATTCACATCAACAGACTGGCAAAAGAAGGAGCTCAGTTTATAATCGGAACTCAATCCCCTATTTTGCTTGCTCTTCCAAGTTCAGAAATACTGTCTTTTGATAATGATGATATCAGCAAAATAACTTACGAAGAAACAAGCAGCTATCAGCTTATGAAGACATTCATAGAAAATAAAGATTATATGCTTAAGCTATTATTGGAATGA
- the udp gene encoding uridine phosphorylase, with protein MDYAEGSGKQYHIGVGKGEVGKYVLLPGDPKRCKEIAKYFDDPKLIADSREFVTYTGFINGEKVSVTSTGIGGPSAAIAMEELVACGADTFIRVGTCGGMDLNVIGGDMVIASSAIRFEGTSKEYAPIEYPAVADFEIMTALKNAADKLGMRNHIGVVQSKDAFYGQHRPETLPNKDELLSKWEAWCKLGCKASEMEGAALFIVASYLKVRCGACFLAIANQEREKAGLENIQVHDTDEVIKVAIEAIKELIKNDKK; from the coding sequence ATAGATTATGCTGAAGGAAGCGGAAAACAATATCATATAGGAGTGGGAAAAGGAGAAGTCGGTAAGTATGTCCTTCTTCCCGGAGATCCAAAGAGATGTAAAGAAATAGCAAAATATTTTGACGATCCTAAGCTGATAGCCGATTCGAGAGAATTCGTCACTTACACAGGTTTTATTAACGGAGAAAAGGTATCCGTCACTTCTACGGGAATCGGCGGACCGTCTGCGGCAATAGCAATGGAAGAATTAGTTGCATGCGGAGCCGATACGTTCATAAGAGTAGGTACGTGCGGAGGTATGGATTTAAATGTAATAGGGGGAGATATGGTCATTGCAAGTTCTGCAATTAGATTTGAAGGAACGAGCAAAGAATATGCACCTATAGAATATCCTGCGGTTGCCGATTTTGAAATAATGACTGCCTTAAAGAATGCAGCAGATAAACTGGGTATGAGAAACCATATAGGTGTGGTTCAAAGTAAGGACGCATTTTACGGACAGCACAGACCGGAGACTCTCCCAAATAAAGATGAATTATTATCCAAATGGGAAGCTTGGTGCAAACTGGGATGTAAAGCAAGTGAAATGGAAGGAGCTGCATTATTTATAGTAGCAAGCTATCTTAAAGTAAGATGCGGCGCATGCTTTCTTGCAATAGCAAATCAGGAAAGAGAAAAAGCAGGACTGGAAAATATCCAAGTTCACGATACCGACGAAGTAATCAAAGTTGCTATAGAAGCGATAAAAGAACTCATTAAAAATGATAAGAAATAA
- a CDS encoding TIGR00730 family Rossman fold protein yields MNICIYGSYSKNQDEKLLNLSTNIAKELCIRNHTLVYGGGKNGLLGQLAKEVHNNNKKIIGVILDDSDMESYVYKECTDLISKKNMSERKHYMEEISDGFIILPGGIGTLDEFFEILVLASKNVLNKPIVLFNTDGFFNEIISFMKMLLNKGMMGEKIFDLFCITDNIKETFDYIENNK; encoded by the coding sequence ATGAATATATGTATTTACGGTTCATACAGCAAAAATCAAGATGAGAAGTTATTAAACTTATCAACAAATATAGCAAAAGAACTTTGCATAAGAAATCATACGCTGGTTTACGGCGGAGGGAAAAACGGACTTCTAGGTCAATTAGCAAAAGAAGTTCATAACAATAATAAAAAAATCATTGGCGTTATTTTAGATGACTCCGATATGGAAAGTTATGTTTATAAAGAATGTACGGACTTGATTTCAAAGAAGAATATGAGTGAGAGAAAACACTATATGGAAGAAATATCCGATGGATTTATAATCCTTCCGGGAGGAATAGGTACATTGGATGAATTCTTTGAAATACTTGTTTTAGCAAGTAAAAATGTGTTAAATAAACCTATAGTACTTTTTAATACAGACGGATTTTTTAACGAAATTATATCATTCATGAAAATGCTTTTAAATAAGGGAATGATGGGAGAAAAAATATTTGATTTATTTTGTATAACGGATAATATCAAAGAAACATTCGATTACATAGAAAATAATAAATAG
- a CDS encoding AEC family transporter, whose protein sequence is MNISNIIMQMIELFLIMGAGYICYKVKYIDIRSAKRMNILLLNVTTPCLILGSVSSGEVPYKNSTIFTILLIAFLMYLILPFIAFILNKVLKVEKENFGLYLFMTVFSNIGFMGYPVVKTIFGDNAVFLCSLFNMVFGLFAYSLGIYLFNMDKGKNLKFDIKEIINPAMIASILALLIFLLNVKLPTIISNTFISIGSITSPLAMMLIGSSLATMPIKEIFKEYKLYPYTLIKQIIIPLLALIILKPILTDPLILGITIVVLAMPIGNISNIFANRFDGNYKLASKGIFITTICSFITIPILCYIL, encoded by the coding sequence ATGAACATAAGCAATATAATTATGCAGATGATAGAATTGTTTTTAATAATGGGAGCAGGATATATATGTTATAAAGTAAAATATATAGATATAAGATCTGCAAAGAGAATGAATATATTGCTTTTAAACGTAACTACTCCTTGTCTTATTTTAGGCTCGGTATCATCCGGCGAAGTTCCATACAAAAACAGTACGATATTTACGATTTTATTGATAGCATTCCTTATGTATTTAATACTTCCCTTTATTGCTTTCATCCTCAATAAGGTACTAAAGGTAGAAAAAGAAAATTTTGGACTGTATTTATTTATGACAGTGTTTTCAAACATAGGATTTATGGGATATCCCGTTGTAAAAACCATATTCGGTGATAATGCAGTATTCTTATGCAGTCTGTTTAATATGGTATTCGGGTTATTTGCATATAGTCTCGGTATCTATTTATTCAATATGGATAAAGGAAAAAATCTGAAATTTGATATCAAAGAAATAATAAATCCTGCTATGATTGCAAGTATATTGGCTCTTTTAATATTTTTACTTAATGTTAAACTTCCGACGATCATAAGCAATACTTTTATATCTATAGGCAGTATCACTTCACCGCTGGCAATGATGTTAATAGGTTCGTCTCTTGCTACCATGCCTATAAAAGAAATATTTAAAGAATATAAATTATATCCGTATACACTTATAAAACAAATAATAATTCCTTTATTAGCACTTATCATATTAAAACCTATTTTGACAGATCCACTGATTTTGGGAATAACGATCGTAGTCCTTGCCATGCCTATAGGAAACATATCAAATATATTTGCCAATAGATTTGACGGGAATTATAAACTTGCTTCAAAGGGGATATTTATAACAACTATATGCTCATTCATTACCATACCTATATTATGTTATATATTATAA
- a CDS encoding GNAT family N-acetyltransferase yields MKKNYIIRKETKEDYKETEYITREAFFNVYQEGCFEHYILNKLHSSKDYIKELAFVVEKNNKLIGHIGYTHSKLISSNNDEKNIISFGPVSIIPEYKMQGIGSKLIIHSIAEAKKLAHKAIVIYGNPKLYQHFGFTLGIKYGIKTAEGKNAVPLLAMELEKGYLNDADGYRFMESQDFEINEQEFNEYDKSFPYKEKKKTESQTEFEIISNLMW; encoded by the coding sequence ATGAAAAAGAATTATATTATTAGAAAAGAAACCAAAGAAGATTATAAGGAAACAGAGTATATAACAAGAGAAGCATTTTTTAATGTATATCAGGAAGGGTGTTTTGAACATTATATATTAAACAAACTTCATTCAAGCAAGGATTATATAAAAGAACTTGCATTCGTAGTAGAAAAAAATAATAAACTCATAGGTCACATAGGATATACTCATTCCAAACTTATTTCATCAAATAATGATGAAAAAAACATAATAAGCTTTGGTCCGGTAAGTATAATCCCTGAATATAAAATGCAGGGTATCGGAAGCAAGCTAATAATTCACTCAATAGCTGAAGCTAAAAAACTTGCTCATAAAGCAATCGTAATATATGGAAATCCTAAACTGTACCAGCACTTTGGTTTTACTTTAGGTATAAAATATGGCATAAAAACCGCAGAAGGCAAAAATGCGGTTCCCCTTCTCGCTATGGAATTAGAAAAGGGGTATCTAAATGATGCGGATGGATATAGATTTATGGAAAGTCAAGATTTTGAAATAAATGAACAAGAATTCAATGAATACGATAAAAGCTTTCCATATAAGGAGAAAAAGAAAACCGAGTCCCAAACTGAATTTGAAATAATATCAAACCTAATGTGGTAG
- a CDS encoding DUF362 domain-containing protein, with protein sequence MKSKVYFTKKITPEKMVEMYKVMGRELKGNIAVKVHSGEVGNQNFLRPQFMKDIIDYVDGTVVECNTAYEGKRNTTKAHWETMKEHGWSEMFKVDIMDENEDIKIPVRGGKILDKNYVGKNLENYDSLLVLSHFKGHPMGGYGGALKNISIGIASSKGKAYIHGGGTFEDMFKADHDSFLISMADSAKSIMDYEKDNIAFINVMCNMSVDCDCCAVAEDPKIKDIGILSSLDPVALDQACVDLVYNSEDEGKKDLIERIESRNGLLTIKAASEIGIGSREYEIIDIDK encoded by the coding sequence ATGAAAAGCAAAGTCTATTTCACAAAAAAAATCACACCTGAAAAAATGGTGGAAATGTACAAAGTTATGGGCAGAGAATTAAAAGGAAATATTGCGGTAAAAGTCCATAGCGGCGAAGTCGGAAATCAAAACTTCTTAAGACCGCAATTTATGAAGGACATAATCGATTATGTAGACGGTACGGTCGTTGAATGCAATACTGCATATGAAGGGAAAAGAAATACTACAAAAGCACACTGGGAAACCATGAAAGAACATGGATGGAGTGAAATGTTTAAAGTAGACATAATGGACGAAAATGAAGATATTAAAATCCCTGTCAGAGGCGGAAAGATCCTTGATAAGAATTATGTGGGCAAAAACTTAGAAAATTACGACTCATTACTTGTCCTTTCTCATTTTAAAGGTCATCCTATGGGTGGATACGGCGGAGCACTGAAAAATATTTCCATAGGTATAGCTTCAAGCAAAGGAAAAGCATATATTCACGGAGGCGGTACTTTTGAAGATATGTTTAAAGCCGATCATGACTCTTTCTTGATTTCAATGGCAGATTCGGCAAAATCCATAATGGATTATGAAAAAGATAATATTGCATTTATAAATGTAATGTGCAATATGTCTGTAGACTGCGACTGCTGTGCAGTAGCGGAAGATCCTAAAATCAAAGATATTGGTATATTATCATCTCTCGATCCCGTTGCGCTCGATCAGGCATGTGTAGATTTGGTATATAACAGTGAAGATGAAGGGAAAAAAGATTTAATAGAAAGAATAGAATCAAGGAACGGACTTTTAACTATTAAAGCAGCAAGTGAAATTGGCATAGGTTCAAGAGAATATGAAATAATAGATATAGATAAATAA